CGATCAAGTCACTGGTCGAGATGCGTCCGGAATCGGCACAGGTGCTCCGCGACGGTGAGGAATCGACGACGCCGATCGACGATGTCGCTGTCGGCGACGTGTTCGTCGTTCGTCCCGGTGAACGGCTGCCACTCGACGGTGTCGTCGAGTCGGGCGAGAGCACGGTCGACCAGTCGTCGCTCACTGGTGAGTCGGTTCCCGTGGCGAAAGAACCCGGCGACGAGGTGTTCAGCGGGACGATCAACGAGACGGGCAGTCTCGAAGTGCGCGTGACCCACGAGTCCGAGGAGTCTGCAATCTCTCGCCTTATCACCATGGTCGAGCAGGCACAGGAAAAGCGCGCGCCGACGCAACAACTCATCGACCGCTTCGAGCAGCCCTACGTGCTCGGTGTCTTCGCGATGACGGCGATTGCGATCGTGCTCCCCCTCTCACTCCTGAATCACTCGTTCGAGCCGACGTTCTACCGCGCCATGACGCTCATGGTCGCTGCCTCCCCCTGTGCGGTCATCATCTCGACACCGGCGGCAGTGCTCTCGGCGATCTCCGCCGGCGGCCGGCAGGGTGTCCTGTTCAAAGGCGGCGAACACATCGAAACCGCCGGCGACGTCGACGCGATCGCGTTCGACAAGACGGGGACGCTGACCGAGGGCAACACACGACTGACCGACGTCTACGCTCGTGAGAACGTCGTGTCCACCGACGGTGGCGCGGTCGACAGCAACCTGCTCGCAGACAGCGCACTCGAGAACAACTCCCTGAACGACGACCAGTTGCTCTCGCTTGCGGCGGCCGTCCAGTCCCGGTCGGAACACCATCTCGCCGAGGCGACGGTCGAGGCCGCCGAGGAGCGGTCGCTCGACGTGCCCGACGTGAGCGACTTCGAGGCGGTCGTCGGCAAGGGGGTCAACGCGACCGTCGAGGGCCGGACGATTCACATCGGAAACCCGCGATATGTCGAGACGGTTCTCGCAGATCGACCGATCGACGGCCGCGAGAGTGGGCTCGACGCCGTGCGGGAACTCGAGGACAACGGGAAGACGAGCGTCCTCGTCGTCAGCGAGGCTGACGAGGGCCTGTCCGTCCTTGGGTGGCTCGGTTTCACCGATACGATCCGGTCCGATGCGGCTGAGATGATCGAGCAACTCCGCGAGCGCGGCGTCGAACAGATCGTCATGCTGACTGGCGACAACGAACGGGTCGCCCAGTACATCGCCGACGAACTCGGCATCGACGAGGTGTACGCGGAGTTACTCCCCGAGGAGAAAGTCGAGCACGTGGAGGAACTCCAGGAGCGCCACGAGGCCGTCGCGATGGTCGGCGACGGCGTGAACGACGCCCCCGCGCTCGCGACGGCAGACATCAGCGTCGGCATGGGTGGTGTCGGGACCGACGTGGCACTCGAGACGGCCGACATCGTCCTCATGTCGGACAAACTCGATCGACTCCCCTACGCGTTCGCGCTCAGCAAGGAGACGCGCCGAACGCTGTATATCAACTTCGCTATCGCGTTCGGTGCGATCGGGATCATGGTGATTGCGATCCTCACCGCTGGAATTCCGCTCCCGGTCGCGGTCGTCGGCCA
This genomic stretch from Natrialba magadii ATCC 43099 harbors:
- a CDS encoding heavy metal translocating P-type ATPase produces the protein MGSLSSSVSDVAGRSVALTERLELRRQAVFVVLTFFGMIGGLLGSWFGAPPWFVWGCYGVAYVFGGWYGLKESIAALREPAVEIDLLMIIAALGALYIGAPFEGAMLLFLFSLSGVLEDYAIGRSRTAIKSLVEMRPESAQVLRDGEESTTPIDDVAVGDVFVVRPGERLPLDGVVESGESTVDQSSLTGESVPVAKEPGDEVFSGTINETGSLEVRVTHESEESAISRLITMVEQAQEKRAPTQQLIDRFEQPYVLGVFAMTAIAIVLPLSLLNHSFEPTFYRAMTLMVAASPCAVIISTPAAVLSAISAGGRQGVLFKGGEHIETAGDVDAIAFDKTGTLTEGNTRLTDVYARENVVSTDGGAVDSNLLADSALENNSLNDDQLLSLAAAVQSRSEHHLAEATVEAAEERSLDVPDVSDFEAVVGKGVNATVEGRTIHIGNPRYVETVLADRPIDGRESGLDAVRELEDNGKTSVLVVSEADEGLSVLGWLGFTDTIRSDAAEMIEQLRERGVEQIVMLTGDNERVAQYIADELGIDEVYAELLPEEKVEHVEELQERHEAVAMVGDGVNDAPALATADISVGMGGVGTDVALETADIVLMSDKLDRLPYAFALSKETRRTLYINFAIAFGAIGIMVIAILTAGIPLPVAVVGHEGSTVLVSLIGLRLLRFDD